The following are encoded in a window of Saccharothrix longispora genomic DNA:
- a CDS encoding CRISPR-associated endonuclease Cas3'', whose product MTGRWHGLAEHVRSTARLARIFAASFGAGELAWSLGLVHDAGKCASNWQDKLMRVAPTGARVGIDHKRVGVLLVRERALAAAMTVLGHHGGLGQVRSLIGLESQPEDTVTLQRFFAEVPEARALATGSELMPAAWSESPLLGEMGIRMTFSALVDADHLDTAAHAQGLDRPRVAASADMGDLLRRFEANRVLLLDRRGGPGGSSEVDAVRTALYEDVVRLALGEPGIYRLPAPTGSGKTLTSAGFALHHAA is encoded by the coding sequence GTGACCGGTCGCTGGCATGGTTTGGCTGAACATGTTCGTTCGACGGCGCGGTTGGCCCGTATTTTTGCGGCGTCTTTCGGTGCTGGGGAGTTGGCGTGGAGTCTGGGGCTCGTCCACGATGCCGGCAAGTGCGCGTCGAATTGGCAGGACAAGTTGATGCGGGTGGCGCCGACGGGTGCCCGGGTGGGGATTGACCACAAGCGTGTCGGTGTGTTGTTGGTGCGGGAGCGGGCGCTTGCGGCGGCGATGACCGTGTTGGGCCATCACGGTGGGCTCGGGCAGGTGCGGTCGCTCATCGGGCTGGAGTCGCAGCCTGAGGACACCGTGACGTTGCAGCGGTTCTTTGCCGAGGTGCCAGAAGCCCGGGCGTTGGCGACCGGATCCGAGTTGATGCCCGCCGCGTGGTCGGAGTCGCCGTTGCTGGGCGAGATGGGCATCCGCATGACCTTCTCCGCCCTGGTCGACGCCGACCATCTCGACACCGCCGCTCACGCGCAGGGCCTTGACCGGCCTCGGGTCGCTGCGTCCGCGGACATGGGCGACCTGCTTCGCCGGTTCGAGGCCAACCGTGTGCTTCTCCTCGACAGGCGTGGAGGGCCGGGCGGTTCGTCCGAGGTGGATGCCGTGCGGACGGCGTTGTACGAGGACGTGGTACGGCTGGCGCTGGGTGAACCGGGGATCTACCGGCTTCCGGCGCCCACCGGGTCGGGCAAGACATTGACCTCCGCGGGGTTCGCGCTTCACCACGCCGCGTAG
- the cas3 gene encoding CRISPR-associated helicase Cas3' produces MWAHSRNDNEIRHGLGEHSSDTAELARGFASVFGAGDLAYAVGLLHDTGKARCAWQEGLLKVEGTDDRVDVPHKDLGARLLAEAPGDPYARLAAGLMVLGHHGGLRTPSELKQMLRQPGGVDDDEAVRRFVEAVPQARAVLKGPLTLPEAWRGRLGVRELGVRLTYSALVDADFLDTATHFLRRPGPVSTGGATMAQLRDRFERRRVEYLDERRAKAGKRGRASSMEGVREELYAAALTAALRKPGVYRMSAPTGSGKTIAGAGFGLHHAAEHGKSRVIVAVPYTSITEQNADVFRRLLDPRPDDPDEGGDAPVVLEHHSNVDLDAASQRAEGRWQRLAAENWNAPFVVTTTVQLLDSLFARTPSRMRKLHRLAGAVLILDEVQALPKPLLLPILDALRALSEHFGTTVLLTSATQPVFESLSPWRDLDVPEIVPDPVRMADRARRVDFRWWERPTLAELAEQVRQRRQALVVLNTIDDARRLFTMLDGRTEGRVVHLSTRMHPNHRRTALNTVGKALGDGEPLVVVSTQLIEAGVDLDFPVVYRAMAPVDSLLQAAGRANREGGDTCGEVVVVDLADGGRPGDYGPAIAVSRYYFGPDKAQPDELAALARYYPHLYKTLELDAPPVTDHRKLPRGQLVQHHRHKWDFPAVANGPLVSPGTSVHRDPKRAFRMIDQDALPVVISTGPDHDRIVRLIKQARDIPQARFAALRALQRWTVMLPRNIAGADPVRARLRPVVGDLHEWTGPYHDDLGLDESTID; encoded by the coding sequence GTGTGGGCGCACAGTCGCAACGACAACGAGATCCGTCATGGGCTAGGGGAGCACTCGTCGGACACGGCGGAGCTGGCCCGTGGGTTCGCGTCGGTGTTCGGTGCGGGTGACCTGGCGTATGCGGTGGGACTGCTGCATGACACGGGCAAGGCGCGTTGTGCCTGGCAGGAAGGCTTGTTGAAGGTCGAGGGGACCGACGATCGAGTCGATGTTCCGCACAAGGACCTCGGAGCACGTCTGCTGGCCGAGGCACCGGGGGACCCCTACGCGAGGTTGGCTGCCGGGTTGATGGTGTTGGGGCATCACGGCGGGCTGCGAACCCCGAGTGAGTTGAAGCAGATGCTGCGTCAGCCGGGAGGGGTGGACGACGACGAGGCGGTGCGGCGTTTCGTGGAGGCTGTGCCGCAGGCCCGTGCGGTGCTCAAGGGTCCGTTGACACTGCCCGAAGCGTGGCGCGGTCGACTCGGCGTGCGGGAGTTGGGGGTGCGGTTGACGTACTCGGCACTGGTGGACGCCGACTTCCTGGACACCGCGACGCACTTCCTGCGCCGTCCCGGGCCGGTGTCGACCGGCGGCGCGACCATGGCGCAGTTGCGGGACCGGTTCGAGCGTCGCCGCGTGGAGTACCTGGACGAGCGCCGGGCGAAGGCCGGGAAGCGCGGCCGCGCCTCGTCGATGGAGGGTGTGCGGGAGGAGCTGTACGCGGCGGCGTTGACGGCGGCGCTGCGCAAGCCGGGTGTCTACCGGATGTCGGCGCCCACGGGGTCGGGCAAGACGATCGCCGGTGCGGGGTTCGGGTTGCACCACGCTGCCGAGCACGGCAAGTCCAGGGTGATCGTGGCGGTGCCCTACACCTCCATCACCGAGCAGAACGCCGACGTGTTCCGCAGACTGCTCGACCCCCGGCCGGACGACCCGGACGAGGGCGGTGACGCCCCGGTGGTGTTGGAGCACCACTCCAACGTCGACCTCGACGCCGCGTCGCAGCGTGCGGAAGGCCGATGGCAGCGGTTGGCCGCGGAGAACTGGAATGCCCCGTTCGTGGTGACCACGACCGTGCAGCTGTTGGACTCGCTGTTCGCCCGTACGCCCTCCCGCATGCGCAAGCTGCACCGATTGGCAGGAGCGGTGCTGATCCTGGACGAGGTGCAGGCGCTGCCCAAGCCGCTGCTGCTGCCGATCCTGGACGCCCTACGCGCGTTGTCGGAGCACTTCGGCACGACGGTGCTGCTGACCTCGGCCACCCAGCCCGTGTTCGAGAGCCTGTCGCCCTGGCGTGACCTGGATGTGCCCGAGATCGTGCCGGACCCGGTGCGGATGGCCGACCGGGCCCGTCGAGTGGATTTCCGCTGGTGGGAGCGCCCCACGCTGGCGGAGTTGGCCGAGCAGGTGCGGCAGCGCCGCCAGGCGCTGGTCGTGCTCAACACCATCGACGATGCCCGCCGCCTGTTCACGATGCTGGACGGGCGCACCGAGGGACGGGTCGTGCACCTGTCGACCCGGATGCACCCCAATCACCGCCGCACCGCCCTGAACACCGTCGGGAAGGCACTGGGCGACGGCGAACCGCTGGTGGTCGTGTCGACCCAGCTGATCGAAGCCGGCGTGGACCTCGACTTTCCGGTCGTCTACCGGGCGATGGCCCCGGTGGACTCGCTGCTGCAGGCCGCTGGCCGGGCCAACCGGGAGGGCGGGGACACCTGCGGCGAGGTGGTCGTGGTCGACCTCGCCGACGGCGGACGTCCCGGAGACTACGGTCCGGCCATCGCGGTGAGCCGTTACTACTTTGGCCCGGACAAGGCCCAACCCGACGAGCTCGCCGCCTTGGCCCGCTACTACCCGCACCTGTACAAGACGCTGGAACTGGACGCCCCGCCCGTCACCGATCACCGCAAGCTCCCGCGCGGGCAGCTCGTGCAGCACCACCGCCACAAGTGGGACTTCCCTGCCGTCGCGAACGGCCCTCTGGTCTCACCCGGCACCTCGGTCCACCGTGATCCGAAGCGCGCGTTCCGGATGATCGACCAGGACGCCCTACCCGTCGTCATCAGCACCGGCCCCGACCACGACCGGATCGTGCGGTTGATCAAGCAGGCGCGAGACATTCCCCAAGCCCGCTTCGCGGCCCTGCGCGCACTGCAGCGGTGGACCGTGATGCTGCCCCGGAACATTGCCGGTGCCGATCCCGTCCGGGCGCGACTGCGTCCGGTGGTGGGTGACCTGCACGAGTGGACCGGTCCCTACCACGACGACCTGGGGCTCGATGAGAGCACGATCGACTGA
- the cas5c gene encoding type I-C CRISPR-associated protein Cas5c: MPLAVQVWGPGALFTRPELKVERVSYPVMTPSAAVGVLESIFWKPEMRWRVQRIEVLRPIRQFTQRRNETTDLASLADAVSGRRRLDTAAHRVQRNAVCLRDVAYRVHAQIDLADHADKPVAAYRDQFRRRVTKGRCFTQPYLGTREFTAYFGEPDDQQPLGPDHDDDFGLMLHSVNHGTTPISFTWFDARMRGGVIEVPVHGIPARPAGEDAGEAELLSMAEGGV, from the coding sequence GTGCCCTTGGCGGTGCAGGTCTGGGGGCCGGGTGCGCTGTTCACGCGCCCGGAACTGAAGGTCGAGAGGGTCAGCTACCCGGTGATGACCCCGTCGGCCGCGGTGGGGGTGCTGGAGTCGATCTTCTGGAAACCGGAGATGCGGTGGAGGGTGCAGCGCATCGAGGTGCTCCGGCCGATCCGGCAGTTCACCCAGCGCCGTAACGAGACCACCGATCTGGCGTCGCTGGCCGACGCGGTCTCGGGCCGTCGACGCTTGGATACCGCGGCGCACCGGGTGCAGCGCAACGCGGTGTGCCTGCGCGATGTCGCCTACCGCGTCCACGCCCAGATCGACCTGGCCGATCACGCAGACAAGCCGGTCGCGGCCTACCGCGACCAGTTCCGGCGCCGGGTCACCAAGGGGCGCTGCTTCACCCAGCCCTACCTGGGCACCCGGGAGTTCACCGCCTACTTCGGCGAACCCGACGACCAACAGCCCCTCGGCCCCGATCACGACGACGACTTCGGGCTGATGCTGCACAGCGTCAACCACGGCACCACCCCGATCTCCTTCACCTGGTTTGACGCGAGGATGCGCGGCGGCGTGATCGAGGTGCCCGTCCACGGCATCCCCGCCCGTCCCGCCGGCGAAGACGCCGGTGAAGCGGAGTTGCTGTCGATGGCCGAGGGAGGGGTCTGA
- the cas8c gene encoding type I-C CRISPR-associated protein Cas8c/Csd1, whose amino-acid sequence MLLQRLVQYAETHLGQARPFHREREFRWRLDLDLDGRPLSGELAPLVDEQRRDRGVVLTVPAVVRTVGVSANLAADDAQYVLGWGDETTKPARVAQCHAAFVDLIDKWATSDAGRDDPVAQAVAAFYRSGAAADLTRPEETTAKHGVVIAVNGDPACRSDSVVQFWTTEVTARKGGKTGSRHGLCLVCARHRELVDTVPGKVPGRLVPGASNDTALVSVNERVFGYGLTTGLEHTPICFGCGDAISTGLVAVLSSPHSIAPRGQNSRTSWWYIGEVDDDPIATLDQADPDEVTALLSTVHTGRHDANPPDVEVFCSLTVAGNIARIVVRDWIEMPLIELKRNIAAWFLDHEIAPAWPAGRRHHPLWKLALTTGRWQGERNRYAEFGVPGEARPHNIYPQLLGAALRNTPIPPAVLAHLIGRIRADGHLDDPRAALLRLALVHGKTTKETFMPDLNPGSADTAYHAGRAFALLEQIQHAAGSGERLNTTYGDRFFAGAITNPRAALVTGSRNAKAWQKKLRRAKPGLANYFDRKLDDVFALIPEGKGLPAAMTLHQQAQFLLGYHHQRGHRATTNTDTTAEPDTGAPTHTD is encoded by the coding sequence ATGCTGTTGCAGCGTCTGGTCCAGTACGCCGAGACCCACCTGGGCCAGGCCCGGCCCTTCCACCGGGAACGGGAGTTCCGGTGGCGCCTGGACCTCGACCTGGACGGGCGGCCGCTGAGCGGCGAGCTGGCCCCGCTGGTCGACGAGCAGCGCCGTGACCGGGGGGTGGTGCTCACCGTCCCGGCGGTCGTGCGCACAGTCGGGGTCTCGGCCAACCTCGCCGCCGACGACGCCCAGTACGTGCTCGGCTGGGGTGACGAGACCACCAAGCCCGCACGCGTCGCCCAGTGCCACGCCGCGTTCGTCGACCTGATCGACAAGTGGGCGACCAGTGACGCCGGACGCGACGACCCGGTCGCCCAGGCCGTGGCCGCCTTCTACCGCTCCGGCGCGGCCGCGGACCTGACCCGCCCCGAGGAAACGACGGCCAAACACGGCGTGGTGATCGCGGTCAACGGCGACCCGGCCTGCCGAAGCGACTCGGTGGTGCAGTTCTGGACCACCGAGGTCACCGCCCGCAAAGGCGGCAAGACCGGCAGCCGCCACGGCCTGTGCCTGGTCTGCGCCCGCCATCGCGAACTGGTCGACACCGTCCCCGGCAAGGTCCCCGGTCGCCTCGTTCCCGGCGCCAGCAACGACACCGCCCTGGTCAGCGTCAACGAACGCGTCTTCGGCTACGGGCTGACCACCGGTCTGGAACACACCCCCATCTGCTTCGGCTGCGGCGACGCGATCTCCACCGGCCTGGTCGCGGTGCTGTCCTCACCCCACAGCATCGCCCCCCGCGGCCAGAACAGCCGCACCAGTTGGTGGTACATCGGCGAGGTCGACGACGACCCGATCGCCACCCTCGACCAGGCCGATCCCGACGAGGTCACCGCCCTGCTGTCCACCGTCCACACCGGCCGGCACGACGCGAACCCGCCGGACGTGGAGGTGTTCTGCTCGCTGACCGTGGCCGGCAACATCGCCCGCATCGTGGTCCGTGACTGGATCGAGATGCCCCTGATCGAGCTCAAGCGCAACATCGCCGCCTGGTTCCTCGACCACGAGATCGCACCGGCCTGGCCCGCCGGCCGCCGCCACCACCCGCTGTGGAAGCTGGCCCTGACCACCGGCCGCTGGCAGGGCGAACGCAACCGCTACGCCGAGTTCGGCGTTCCGGGCGAAGCACGCCCGCACAACATCTACCCGCAACTGCTCGGCGCCGCCCTGCGCAACACCCCGATCCCCCCCGCCGTGCTCGCCCACCTCATCGGCCGCATCCGCGCCGACGGCCACCTCGACGACCCCCGCGCCGCCCTGCTGCGCCTGGCCCTGGTCCACGGCAAGACCACCAAGGAGACCTTCATGCCCGACCTCAACCCGGGCAGCGCCGACACCGCCTACCACGCCGGCCGCGCCTTCGCCCTGCTCGAACAGATCCAACACGCCGCCGGCTCCGGAGAACGCCTCAACACCACCTACGGCGACCGCTTCTTCGCCGGCGCCATCACCAACCCCCGCGCCGCCCTGGTCACCGGAAGCCGCAACGCCAAAGCGTGGCAGAAGAAACTCCGCCGCGCCAAGCCGGGCCTGGCCAACTACTTCGACCGCAAGCTCGACGACGTCTTCGCTCTCATCCCCGAGGGCAAGGGACTGCCCGCCGCGATGACCCTGCACCAGCAGGCCCAGTTCCTGCTCGGCTACCACCACCAACGCGGCCACCGCGCCACCACCAACACGGACACGACCGCCGAGCCCGACACCGGCGCCCCCACCCACACCGACTGA
- the cas7c gene encoding type I-C CRISPR-associated protein Cas7/Csd2, with the protein MTSTTTAAHLDPTVRHDIVYYFDVTDGNPNGDPDAGNRPRMDDESGHGLVTDVALKRKIRDTLALAAQDDPRYGIFVQAGHALNPRLEASYEAHGLKLGSKITKDDADQARAWLCGRYVDIRLFGAVLSVGKTNALGQVRGPLQVTMARSIDPILPMDHAITRVTQTRQADIDKGETTEMGGKWTVPYGLYRAELYYSANHARKTGVDTKDLELLYRTLEMMFDHDRSATRGRLTPRGLYVFTHPDAFGAAPAHRLTERITATLTDPDTPPRSFADYAIAVDDNALPTGITLTKIIE; encoded by the coding sequence ATGACCAGCACCACCACCGCCGCGCACCTCGACCCCACCGTGCGCCACGACATCGTCTACTACTTCGACGTCACCGACGGAAACCCCAACGGCGACCCCGACGCCGGCAACCGCCCCCGCATGGACGACGAGTCCGGCCACGGCCTGGTCACCGACGTCGCCCTCAAGCGCAAGATCCGCGACACCCTCGCCCTCGCCGCCCAGGACGACCCCCGCTACGGCATCTTCGTCCAAGCTGGGCACGCCCTCAACCCCCGCCTGGAAGCCTCCTACGAAGCCCACGGCCTCAAACTCGGCTCCAAGATCACCAAGGACGACGCAGACCAGGCCCGCGCCTGGCTATGCGGCCGCTACGTCGACATCCGCCTGTTCGGCGCCGTGCTCTCGGTCGGCAAGACCAACGCCCTCGGCCAGGTCCGCGGCCCCCTGCAGGTCACCATGGCCCGCAGCATCGACCCCATCCTGCCCATGGACCACGCCATCACCCGCGTCACCCAAACCCGCCAAGCCGACATCGACAAGGGCGAGACCACCGAGATGGGCGGCAAGTGGACCGTCCCCTACGGCCTCTACCGCGCCGAGCTTTACTACTCCGCCAACCACGCCCGCAAAACCGGCGTCGACACCAAAGACCTCGAACTGCTCTACCGCACCCTCGAGATGATGTTCGACCACGACCGCTCCGCCACCCGCGGCCGACTCACCCCCCGCGGCCTCTACGTCTTCACCCACCCCGACGCCTTCGGCGCCGCCCCCGCCCACCGCCTCACCGAACGCATCACCGCCACCCTCACCGACCCCGACACCCCGCCGCGGAGCTTCGCCGACTACGCCATCGCCGTCGACGACAACGCACTGCCTACCGGCATCACCCTTACCAAGATCATCGAGTAG